Proteins encoded together in one Vigna angularis cultivar LongXiaoDou No.4 chromosome 5, ASM1680809v1, whole genome shotgun sequence window:
- the LOC108338919 gene encoding vacuolar protein sorting-associated protein 24 homolog 1: MEKVMNILKPKPNPQQLLRDWQRRLRQECRNIERQIRDIQREEKSVQKAIREAAKRNDMGSAKALAKELVRSKKTVNRLYENKAQMNSISMHLGESVAIARTVGHLSKSAEVMKLVNNLMKAPEMAVTMQEFSKEMTKAGVIEEIVNDAVDTALDSEDIEDEIEEEVDKVLTAIAGETAAQLPEAVRKERVKQPGQSVGASEEEAIAEGVDDEEEMEEIRARLAKVRS, translated from the exons ATGGAGAAGGTGATGAACATTCTGAAGCCGAAGCCAAATCCGCAACAACTATTGAGGGATTGGCAGCGCAGGCTTCGTCAGGAGTGTCGCAACATCGAGCGCCAAATTCGCG ATATacagagagaagaaaaaagtgtGCAGAAGGCGATCAGAGAAGCTGCAAAGAGGAATGACATGGGCTCCGCAAAG GCACTTGCCAAGGAACTTGTGAGATCTAAGAAGACTGTTAACCGTCTCTATGAAAATAAAGCACAAATGAATTCTATATCGATGCACCTTGGAGAGAGCGTTG CAATTGCTCGTACCGTGGGGCATCTGTCAAAAAGTGCTGAGGTTATGAAGCTGGTCAATAATCTCATGAAGGCTCCCGAAATGGCTGTGACAATGCAAGAGTTCAGCAAAGAAATGACTAAG GCAGGAGTTATCGAGGAGATAGTAAATGATGCTGTGGACACAGCACTAGATTCCGAGGATATAGAAGATGAGATAGAAGAAGAAGTCGATAAAGTGTTGACTGCAATAGCTGGTGAGACAGCTGCACAACTTCCTGAAGCTGTGAGGAAAGAAAGGGTGAAACAACCTGGTCAAAGTGTTGGAGCCTCAGAG GAAGAGGCTATAGCAGAGGGTGTTGATGATgaggaagaaatggaagaaattaGGGCCCGACTTGCTAAAGTTAGATCATAA
- the LOC108339430 gene encoding zinc transporter 8-like → MVYVGPMRIEGFEPVTQVLELGIIVHSVIIRISLGASDNPDTIRPLVAALTFHQFFEGMGLGSCISQANFKRVSVTVMGLFFALTIPIWVGIGIGISSVYNENSPTALIVEGVFNAPSAGILIYMALVDLLANDFMSPRMQQSSILCFGANVSLLLGAGLMSLIAKWT, encoded by the exons ATGGTCTATGTTGGTCCAATGAG AATTGAGGGTTTTGAACCTGTTACACAAGTGTTGGAGTTGGGAATTATTGTTCACTCTGTTATTATTAGAATTTCATTGGGAGCTTCAGATAATCCTGACACGATAAGACCACTAGTAGCTGCGTTGACTTTTCATCAATTCTTTGAAGGCATGGGACTTGGAAGCTGTATATCTCAG GCAAACTTCAAGAGAGTATCTGTCACAGTGATGGGATTGTTCTTTGCATTGACTATTCCAATCTGGGTTGGTATTGGCATAGGAATTTCAAGTGTTTATAATGAAAACAGTCCAACTGCTCTTATTGTGGAAGGAGTTTTTAATGCACCTTCAGCAGGGATTTTAATTTACATGGCTCTGGTTGATCTTCTTGCCAATGATTTCATGAGTCCAAGAATGCAACAAAGTAGCATACTCTGTTTTGGAGCCAATGTTTCTCTTTTGCTGGGAGCTGGTTTGATGTCTCTCATCGCTAAATGGActtaa
- the LOC108339887 gene encoding serine carboxypeptidase-like, with amino-acid sequence MASKSFSKLSLLLFFASVSFCYATSRFTDHPAFPPKSSKAERLIRSLNLFPNEPFNSIEADHLHSFVPGQIVEKNFSFLGHSGPSIEDLGHHAGYYSLPHSKAARMFYFFFESRKNKNDPVVIWLTGGPGCGSELALLYENGPFHITKDLSLTWNDYGWDQASNIIFVDQPTGTGFSYSSDKSDLRHDETGVSNDLYDFLQAFFKAHPEFVKNEFYITGESYAGHYIPALASRINQNNKMKQGIHINLKGIAIGNGLTNSPIQYEIYPEFALQNGLITKNESDDISKLIPNCDKKAKACESRGGIICEDALDACEAIFDRILSIVGDLNYYDIRKKCVGPLCYDFSNVEKLLNSEKVNSALGVRKELKYVACSTAVYDAMLQDTMRNLEVFLPGLLEDGIKMLVYNGEKDLICNWLGNLRWVNAMNWSGQKGFRASPTVKFVVDGAEAGTLNSFGPLSFLKVHDAGHLVPMDQPKAALQMLERWMGGKLTK; translated from the exons ATGGCATCAAAATCCTTCTCCAAACTCTCTCTGTTGCTTTTCTTCGCATCAGTTTCATTTTGCTATGCAACTTCTCGCTTCACTGATCACCCTGCATTCCcaccaaaatcatcaaaagcaGAAAGACTCATAAGAAGCCTTAACCTATTCCCGAACGAACCCTTCAACAGTATTGAAGCTGACCACCTTCATAGTTTTGTCCCTGGTCAGATCGTCGAGAAGAACTTCTCCTTCCTTGGTCACTCTGGCCCTTCTATTGAAGACCTTGGTCACCATGCAGGTTACTATTCACTTCCTCATTCCAAAGCTGCAAG GATGttctactttttctttgaaTCACGAAAGAACAAGAACGATCCTGTTGTGATATGGTTGACTGGAGGACCAGGATGTGGAAGTGAATTAGCTTTGTTATACGAAAATGGTCCTTTTCATATTACCAAGGACTTGTCTCTTACATGGAATGATTACGGCTGGGATCAG GCATCAAATATTATATTCGTGGACCAACCAACTGGGACAGGTTTTAGTTACTCTTCTGATAAGAGTGACCTTCGTCACGATGAAACCGGCGTTAGCAATGATTTATATGACTTCTTGCAG GCGTTTTTCAAGGCTCATCCAGAGTTTGTTAAGAATGAGTTCTATATCACTGGAGAATCATACGCTGGACACTATATTCCTGCACTTGCATCACGGATTaaccaaaacaataaaatgaaacaaGGAATCCATATAAACCTCAAG GGTATTGCTATTGGTAATGGATTAACAAATTCTCCAATTCAATACGAAATATACCCAGAATTTGCGTTACAGAACGGACTAATTACCAAGAATGAGTCAGATGATATCAGCAAGTTAATCCCAAACTGTGACAAAAAAGCTAAAGCCTGCG AATCTCGTGGTGGGATAATTTGTGAGGATGCATTAGATGCTTGTGAAGCAATTTTCGATAGAATATTGTCTATTGTCGGTGATCTTAAT TACTATGACATTCGAAAGAAATGTGTGGGACCTTTATGCTATGACTTCAGCAATGTGGAGAAGTTGTTAAACTCAGAGAAAGTGAATAGTGCTTTAGGTGTGAGGAAGGAGTTGAAGTATGTTGCATGCAGTACAGCAGTGTATGACGCTATGCTGCAAGACACGATGAGAAATCTGGAAGTGTTTCTTCCTGGTCTTCTTGAGGATGGGATAAAGATGCTTGTGTATAATGGGGAAAAAGATCTGATATGCAATTGGCTTG GGAATTTAAGGTGGGTCAATGCCATGAACTGGTCGGGCCAAAAGGGATTTAGGGCATCTCCTACAGTGAAGTTTGTGGTTGATGGTGCAGAAGCAGGGACTCTAAACAGCTTCGGACCTCTCTCTTTCCTCAAG GTGCATGATGCTGGACACCTGGTACCTATGGATCAACCAAAAGCTGCACTACAGATGTTGGAAAGGTGGATGGGAGGGAAACTGACGAAATAA